A segment of the Selenihalanaerobacter shriftii genome:
TTCTTAACATCAATTTATTAATACCTCCTTGAATTTATTTGAATAAAAAAACTTAATTTCTTAATAAATAATTGACTTTGAAATTTAAAAATCTACTATCGGATATCTACTAGTCCTAATACTAAATACCCTCTTTAGCTAAATTAGCTAAAACAATACTTTTAACAATAATACCTAATAGCTTGCCATTATCATTAACTACTGGTAATGGTATATTCAAATCAGCAATATCAGCAAATAATTCATCTAAATTCTCATCTGGATCTGCTATTGGAGTTTCTTGTATTAAACCTGATAAATCCTTCTGATCTTGTTTAATAGCCTCTACAACATCTTCAATTTTGATTACTCCTTTATATTGACGTCCTTTTCCTACTACAAAGATACTAGAAATTTCATTCTTCTTCATCTTATGCATAGCAGTCCGTGGCCCATCTTGTTCATACTGTAAAGATAAAGGTTTTGTCATAATATCTTCAGCTGCTAAAATACGTGAACGATTAACATCTTGTACAAAATCTCTTACATAATCATTTTCAGCATTTGTTAAAATTTCTTCTGGAGTTCCTAATTGAACTATTTCTCCATCTTTCATAATAGCAATCCGATCACCTAATTTTAATGCTTCATCTAGATCATGAGTAATAAATAAAATAGTCTTATTTAAGTCCTCATATAAATCTAATAACTGATCTTGCATATCCTTTTTAATTAATGGATCTAAGGCACTAAACGGCTCATCCATTAATAGAATATCTGGATCAACAGCCAATGCTCTAGCTAATCCAACTCTTTGCTGCATCCCTCCACTTAATTGATCAGGTTTCTGATCTTCCCAACCAGCTAAACCAACTAATTCTAATGCTTCTTTAGATTTTTCTCTTCTTTTTTCTTTAGAAACACCCTGAACTTCTAAACCAAATTCCGTATTCTCTAAAACAGTTTTATGGGGAAAGAGACCAAAGTTTTGAAAAACCATTCCAAATTTATCTTTTCTAAATTCTAATAACTCTTGTTTGTCTAAATTCATTAAATCCGTACCATCTATCTTTATTTCACCCTCTGTAGGTTCAATTAATCTATTTAAACATCTTAATAAGGTAGATTTCCCGCTACCAGACAAACCCATAATCACAAATATTTCTTCCGACTTAACCTTAAAACTAGTATTATTAACTCCTACTGTCAGTCCTGCCTTTTCTAATACTTCATCTTTTGAATAACCGTCTTTAAGTAATTCAAGACCTTTTTGAGGAGTGTCTCCAAATATCTTTGAAATATTATTAATTACCATCTTTTCCATTGACTCAACCTCCTATCTAATTTACTATTCAATATCTATATTAAATAAGATTCATTATTTACTCTCTTCCAAAAATCCGATCTAATACCATAGCTAAGATGACTACACCCAAACCAGCTTCAAATCCTAAACCAACATCAACTGTTGATAACGATCGCAATACAGGCTTTCCTAAACCACCAACACCAATCATAGCAGCAATTACTACCATAGATAATGAAAGCATAATACATTGATTAATCCCCATCATAATTGATGGTAAAGCTAAAGGTAATTCTACCTTATACAACATCTGCCAGAAGTTACATCCATACGCTCTTCCGGCTTCTTTCAATTCATCAGATACTTGTTTAATTCCTAAATAAGTTAAACGAATTGGCGGCGCAATTGCAAAGACAACTGTAGCTATAACTCCAGAAACATTCCCTAACCCAAAAAACATTAATGCTGGGATTAAATAAACAAACGGAGGGATTGTTTGCATAAAGTCTAAAATAGGCCTAGTAATTAAATCTAACATCCGATTATGAGCCTTAAGTATTCCAATAGGAATACCAAGTACTAAACAAACCAATAC
Coding sequences within it:
- a CDS encoding ABC transporter permease encodes the protein MSLVNILTTKIPLGDWIEALVDFIIINFNGPLDIFSEVISSMINGFEFVLSFGHPLILISIFALIAWKLKGKNLAIFVVLGLMLVLNLRMWDPLITTMSSIVTSVLVCLVLGIPIGILKAHNRMLDLITRPILDFMQTIPPFVYLIPALMFFGLGNVSGVIATVVFAIAPPIRLTYLGIKQVSDELKEAGRAYGCNFWQMLYKVELPLALPSIMMGINQCIMLSLSMVVIAAMIGVGGLGKPVLRSLSTVDVGLGFEAGLGVVILAMVLDRIFGRE
- a CDS encoding quaternary amine ABC transporter ATP-binding protein codes for the protein MEKMVINNISKIFGDTPQKGLELLKDGYSKDEVLEKAGLTVGVNNTSFKVKSEEIFVIMGLSGSGKSTLLRCLNRLIEPTEGEIKIDGTDLMNLDKQELLEFRKDKFGMVFQNFGLFPHKTVLENTEFGLEVQGVSKEKRREKSKEALELVGLAGWEDQKPDQLSGGMQQRVGLARALAVDPDILLMDEPFSALDPLIKKDMQDQLLDLYEDLNKTILFITHDLDEALKLGDRIAIMKDGEIVQLGTPEEILTNAENDYVRDFVQDVNRSRILAAEDIMTKPLSLQYEQDGPRTAMHKMKKNEISSIFVVGKGRQYKGVIKIEDVVEAIKQDQKDLSGLIQETPIADPDENLDELFADIADLNIPLPVVNDNGKLLGIIVKSIVLANLAKEGI